From Terriglobia bacterium, one genomic window encodes:
- a CDS encoding sigma-70 family RNA polymerase sigma factor, whose amino-acid sequence MNWSGETEKKVIGRARAGDLHAFGMLYDNYSKNVYSRCLRLTKDPDTAEDLRQDVFIQAWKKISDFRGDSRFGTWLHRVTTNIVFMHFRKKKRHLEENQISRRVKDQWSFEELLSSGPPQLDNRLLLTQAVSALRPGYRAVLMLHDVDGYKHNEIARILGIPPGTSKSNLYRAHRQIRSCLNRSSQPQVAWSR is encoded by the coding sequence ATGAATTGGTCAGGGGAAACCGAGAAAAAGGTGATCGGAAGGGCGCGGGCTGGCGATTTGCACGCCTTTGGCATGCTCTATGACAATTACAGCAAAAATGTCTATAGCAGATGCCTTCGACTGACTAAAGACCCTGACACCGCTGAAGACCTGAGACAGGATGTATTTATTCAGGCATGGAAGAAAATTTCTGATTTTCGTGGCGATTCCCGATTCGGTACCTGGCTCCATCGGGTGACAACAAATATTGTATTTATGCATTTCCGCAAGAAAAAACGCCATCTTGAAGAAAACCAAATCAGCCGGCGCGTTAAGGACCAATGGTCATTTGAGGAACTACTCTCATCAGGACCGCCGCAGCTCGATAATCGGCTGCTGCTCACCCAGGCGGTTTCGGCCCTTCGGCCCGGATATCGTGCGGTATTAATGTTGCATGACGTTGACGGTTATAAACACAACGAGATAGCTCGAATCCTAGGCATTCCTCCAGGAACCAGCAAATCTAATCTTTACCGGGCCCATCGCCAGATTCGATCGTGTTTGAACCGGTCGTCTCAGCCGCAAGTGGCTTGGTCGCGTTAA